The Dunckerocampus dactyliophorus isolate RoL2022-P2 chromosome 16, RoL_Ddac_1.1, whole genome shotgun sequence genome includes a window with the following:
- the LOC129169236 gene encoding uncharacterized protein LOC129169236, which yields MRSETSDTFYTEVQMTSQEAFSSMDNSCTTESLHRRIATNFGRDILLLVRSLEKATLKLADLRNHLRFNLRCRQSRLIPKCMRQASLEQGHLARKMQQNYIRKIQNLRIRRLNIEIKNKQSEVETFYQRLQTKLTHETYQEVCEFTKSGYMKHHSKTKERHKGKFQKLLLENRPQLVVNTKDGGNQTNTKENWIKNLSDRSLSETEKAVLTKGLNFSVTPKTIPTVDYITAAESAIRNNNLSRTEAGDLRLRISALLSSAKPPPSNITLGERKALAALQKDESITILPADKGRCTVVLNTLDYEEKITSLISDANTYEQLKRDPSSRYKKEIIHCLQKLEKEELIDRQMYHRLYPGEATPCIYGLPKIHKEGFPLRPIVCSIDSTTYNVAKYVKTVLSPLVGNTDHHIENTKGFVASIKDLRLEPEETLVSYDVTSLFTSVPTSAAVSVVRKRLLEDSTLHRRTKLSADHICQLLEICLNTTYFQFRGKFYRQIHGCAMGSPVSPIVANLYMEEMEKQALTSFSGTKPRHWFRYVDDTFVIIKKQEIQSFTDHINAVDTNIKFTREDTKENQLAFLDCKVIIGKDRQLLTEVFRKATHTDQYLLFESNHPLQHKLGVIRTLQHRAEQIPTSAEGKKKETQHVQRALSTCGYPRWAFNKCQKKRVGKETQKPTEAKRRGVVVPYVAGVSEKLQRILWQHKIPTYFKPVNTLRQKLVHPKDKAPNQKQSNVVYSIHCKDEECKEHYIGETKQMLQKRLYQHRRDNASGPQSAVHLHLKATNHSFQDSEVKILAKENRWFERGVKEAIFVKQQNPSLNRNGG from the coding sequence atgaggagcgaaacgtccgacaccttctacacagaagtacagatgacgtctcaagaagccttttcctcgatggacaactcctgtacgactgagagcctacacagacgcattgcgaccaactttgggagagacatccttctgctggtacgtagcttagaaaaggccactcttaaattagcagatttaaggaaccacctcagatttaatcttagatgcaggcagagtaggttaatccccaaatgcatgaggcaagcgtcccttgagcaaggacacttggcaaggaaaatgcaacaaaactacatcagaaaaatacagaatttgagaattaggaggcttaacatagagataaaaaataaacagtctgaagtagaaaccttctatcagagattgcaaaccaagcttacgcacgaaacctatcaggaggtttgtgaatttaccaaatcaggttatatgaagcaccatagcaaaaccaaagaaaggcataagggaaaattccagaaacttctattggaaaatcgaccacagcttgtcgtaaacactaaggatggggggaatcagaccaatactaaagaaaattggatcaaaaatctgtcagacagaagcctctcggagacagagaaggcagtattaaccaagggtctcaacttctcagtgactcctaaaacgatacccacagtagactatatcacagcagctgaatcggccatcaggaacaataacctttctagaacagaggcaggggaccttcgtctgagaatatcggcccttctcagtagtgccaaaccaccaccgtccaatatcacgttaggtgagaggaaagcattagcggctctgcagaaagatgagagcatcaccatcttaccagctgataagggcagatgcacagtggttctcaacacattggactacgaagaaaaaataacaagtctaattagtgatgccaacacatatgagcaacttaaaagggacccatccagtaggtataagaaagaaatcatacactgtctccaaaagttagagaaggaagaactaattgacagacagatgtatcataggttataccctggggaggctacaccatgtatctatggccttccaaaaatccacaaggaagggtttcccctcagacccattgtctgtagcattgactctaccacgtacaatgtagcgaaatatgtaaaaacagtcttatccccattggtaggcaacactgatcatcatatagagaacacaaaagggtttgtggcgagcatcaaagacctcagattggagccagaggaaactttggtgtcttatgatgtgacttcacttttcacatctgtccccacctcagcagcagtctcggtggtgaggaagagactgctcgaggactcaactctgcatcggagaacaaaacttagtgctgaccacatctgccaattactggaaatttgccttaacaccacatattttcagtttagagggaaattctacagacaaattcatggttgtgctatgggctcaccagtctcacccatagtggcgaatctgtacatggaagagatggagaaacaggctctcacatccttctcagggacaaaaccaaggcactggtttagatacgtggatgacacctttgtcataatcaaaaaacaagaaattcagtctttcacagatcacatcaatgcggtggacaccaatatcaaatttactcgcgaggacactaaagaaaaccaactagccttcttagactgcaaggtaattataggaaaggacagacagctacttacagaggtctttagaaaggccacacacactgaccaatacctgctttttgaatcaaaccatccactacaacataaactaggggttattaggaccctccaacatagagcggaacaaataccaactagtgctgagggaaagaaaaaggagacacaacatgtccagagagcgctctcaacctgtgggtacccacggtgggcttttaacaaatgtcaaaagaagagagtagggaaagaaacccaaaagcccacagaagcaaaaaggagaggagtggtagtcccttatgtagcgggggtctccgaaaaactccagaggatcttatggcaacacaaaattcctacctatttcaaaccagtaaataccctgagacaaaaattagtgcatcctaaagacaaggctccaaaccagaaacagagcaatgtggtctattccatccactgtaaagatgaggaatgcaaagagcactacattggggaaactaagcaaatgctccaaaaaaggctttatcaacatcgcagggacaatgctagtggtcctcaatcagcagtacatctacacctgaaagctaccaatcactcttttcaggacagcgaggttaagattttggccaaagaaaacagatggtttgaaagaggagttaaggaagctatttttgtcaaacaacagaacccatcattgaatcggaatggtggt
- the LOC129169209 gene encoding uncharacterized protein LOC129169209, with product MRSETSDTFYTEVQMTSQEAFSSMDNSCTTESLHRRIATNFGRDILLLVRSLEKATLKLADLRNHLRFNLRCRQSRLIPKCMRQASLEQGHLARKMQQNYIRKIQNLRIRRLNIEIKNKQSEVETFYQRLQTKLTHETYQEVCEFTKSGYMKHHSKTKERHKGKFQKLLLENRPQLVVNTKDGGNQTNTKENWIKNLSDRSLSETEKAVLTKGLNFSVTPKTIPTVDYITAAESAIRNNNLSRTEAGDLRLRISALLSSAKPPPSNITLGERKALAALQKDESITILPADKGRCTVVLNTLDYEEKITSLISDANTYEQLKRDPSSRYKKEIIHCLQKLEKEELIDRQMYHRLYPGEATPCIYGLPKIHKEGFPLRPIVCSIDSTTYNVAKYVKTVLSPLVGNTDHHIENTKGFVASIKDLRLEPEETLVSYDVTSLFTSVPTSAAVSVVRKRLLEDSTLHRRTKLSADHICQLLEICLNTTYFQFRGKFYRQIHGCAMGSPVSPIVANLYMEEMEKQALTSFSGTKPRHWFRYVDDTFVIIKKQEIQSFTDHINAVDTNIKFTREDTKENQLAFLDCKVIIGKDRQLLTEVFRKATHTDQYLLFESNHPLQHKLEVIRTLQHRAEQIPTSAEGKKKETQHVQRALSTCGYPRWAFNKCQKKRVGKETQKPTEAKRRGVVVPYVAGVSEKLQRILWQHKIPTYFKPVNTLRQKLVHPKDKAPNQKQSNVVYSIHCKDEECKEHYIGETKQMLQKRLYQHRRDNASGPQSAVHLHLKATNHSFQDSEVKILAKENRWFERGVKEAIFVKQQNPSLNRNGGLRFNLDPVFSRLLRPKPTALSLANEVKAGPSQNNRC from the coding sequence atgaggagcgaaacgtccgacaccttctacacagaagtacagatgacgtctcaagaagccttttcctcgatggacaactcctgtacgactgagagcctacacagacgcattgcgaccaactttgggagagacatccttctgctggtacgtagcttagaaaaggccactcttaaattagcagatttaaggaaccacctcagatttaatcttagatgcaggcagagtaggttaatccccaaatgcatgaggcaagcgtcccttgagcaaggacacttggcaaggaaaatgcaacaaaactacatcagaaaaatacagaatttgagaattaggaggcttaacatagagataaaaaataaacagtctgaagtagaaaccttctatcagagattgcaaaccaagcttacgcacgaaacctatcaggaggtttgtgaatttaccaaatcaggttatatgaagcaccatagcaaaaccaaagaaaggcataagggaaaattccagaaacttctattggaaaatcgaccacagcttgtcgtaaacactaaggatggggggaatcagaccaatactaaagaaaattggatcaaaaatctgtcagacagaagcctctcggagacagagaaggcagtattaaccaagggtctcaacttctcagtgactcctaaaacgatacccacagtagactatatcacagcagctgaatcggccatcaggaacaataacctttctagaacagaggcaggggaccttcgtctgagaatatcggcccttctcagtagtgccaaaccaccaccgtccaatatcacgttaggtgagaggaaagcattagcggctctgcagaaagatgagagcatcaccatcttaccagctgataagggcagatgcacagtggttctcaacacattggactacgaagaaaaaataacaagtctaattagtgatgccaacacatatgagcaacttaaaagggacccatccagtaggtataagaaagaaatcatacactgtctccaaaagttagagaaggaagaactaattgacagacagatgtatcataggttataccctggggaggctacaccatgtatctatggccttccaaaaatccacaaggaagggtttcccctcagacccattgtctgtagcattgactctaccacgtacaatgtagcgaaatatgtaaaaacagtcttatccccattggtaggcaacactgatcatcatatagagaacacaaaagggtttgtggcgagcatcaaagacctcagattggagccagaggaaactttggtgtcttatgatgtgacttcacttttcacatctgtccccacctcagcagcagtctcggtggtgaggaagagactgctcgaggactcaactctgcatcggagaacaaaacttagtgctgaccacatctgccaattactggaaatttgccttaacaccacatattttcagtttagagggaaattctacagacaaattcatggttgtgctatgggctcaccagtctcacccatagtggcgaatctgtacatggaagagatggagaaacaggctctcacatccttctcagggacaaaaccaaggcactggtttagatacgtggatgacacctttgtcataatcaaaaaacaagaaattcagtctttcacagatcacatcaatgcggtggacaccaatatcaaatttactcgcgaggacactaaagaaaaccaactagccttcttagactgcaaggtaattataggaaaggacagacagctacttacagaggtctttagaaaggccacacacactgaccaatacctgctttttgaatcaaaccatccactacaacataaactagaggttattaggaccctccaacatagagcggaacaaataccaactagtgctgagggaaagaaaaaggagacacaacatgtccagagagcgctctcaacctgtgggtacccacggtgggcttttaacaaatgtcaaaagaagagagtagggaaagaaacccaaaagcccacagaagcaaaaaggagaggagtggtagtcccttatgtagcgggggtctccgaaaaactccagaggatcttatggcaacacaaaattcctacctatttcaaaccagtaaataccctgagacaaaaattagtgcatcctaaagacaaggctccaaaccagaaacagagcaatgtggtctattccatccactgtaaagatgaggaatgcaaagagcactacattggggaaactaagcaaatgctccaaaaaaggctttatcaacatcgcagggacaatgctagtggtcctcaatcagcagtacatctacacctgaaagctaccaatcactcttttcaggacagcgaggttaagattttggccaaagaaaacagatggtttgaaagaggagttaaggaagctatttttgtcaaacaacagaacccatcattgaatcggaatggtggtttgaggtttaatttggaccctgtgttcagcaggttactgagaccaaaacccacagctcttagtcttgcaaatgaggtgaaggcagggccgagccagaacaatagatgctaa